CTCTGGTCGCTCAAGGccgggggggtgggggtgggggcacACAAAAGGATGGATCACTACTCAGAATTGTTGTGATTTCATAACATTTTCGTAGACAACACAACTGGCAGGCCTGAAGAAGGTAGAATCAGGCCTGCACTGAGCCACTTAAATATTTGAATGAAATAGTTACAAGATCCAATGCAATCTCCAACTTATACTGCACAGTGTTGGTTAGGGCCTACCTTTTTTAGCAACCACCTCCCAGGCTCAGTGTGCCACCTACCTGATGGGTAATCTAGTAGGAACACTTTTTTGTCGGCAGGTATACTATGCAAAAAAGAAGCGGAGACACCAACAGGGCCAGGGCGACGACTCCAGTCACAAAAAGGAGAGGAAGGTCTTCAATGACGGCTACGATGACGACAACTACGACTACATCGTCAAGAACGGGGAGAAATGGATGGACCGCTACGAGATCGACTCCTTGATAGGCAAAGGCTCGTTTGGACAGGTGAGTCTCAtgatgaaatgtattgtcaaccaCCAGTGGAGCAGTTTCCATTTTGCAGAAGCTCACCTGGTATTGTttcacccaccaccacaccaggtCTTTAATGGGCTAGACATGGTCATTAAGATTGACatgacattttatttgtcacatgctttgtaaacaaccggtgtagactaacagtgaaatgcttaatcgtatgtttgatttaaaaaaagatacATGAGTGTTTAACCATACCTCCACACTGTGTGAACCTATCTGCTGAGTCagcagaaatgtgtgtgtgtgtgtgtgtgtgtgtgtgtgtgtgtgtgtgtgtgtgtgtgtgtgtgtgttgtgtgtgagagagactgaaGAGGCTTTGATAAATCAGAACCCCACCCCCCTTGTTCAGTGCACGCATTTCTGCCCGGCTCATTGTGTTTACGATGATTTGTGTttggcttccccctctctccaggtTGTAAAAGCATATGACCGTGTTGAGCAGGAGTGGGTGGCAATTAAGATCATCAAGAACAAGAAGGCTTTTCTAAATCAAGCCCAGATTGAAGTGCGGCTCCTCGAGCTCATGAACAAACATGACACGGAGATGAAGTACTACATAGGTGAGACCGGATTCCCCTTCTTTCTAtacacctttctctctccctcttctctcgttCAGGCATTATTTACCTCCAGCTAAGAGATCATATTCATTAGGTGGTCAGGGctctaaataaaaaataaaaatcattgGTACCACTGATGCtaccaaagtattcagaccccttgactttttccacatttgttacgtaaacagccttattctaaaattgatgaatgTTTTttacccctcatcaatctacacacaatatcaatgaaggcaaagcaaaaacaggtttttatacatttttgcaaattgattaaaaaaacctGATATCAcattacttaagtattcagaccctttactcagtacttagttcaaacacctttggcagcgattacagcgtcgagtcttcttgggtatgatgctacaagcttggcacacctgtatttggggagtttctcacattcttccctgcagatcctctcaagctctgtcaggttggatggggagcgtcgctgcacagctattttcaggtctctagagatgttagatcgggttcaagtcagggctctggctgggccacaaggacattcagagacttgtcccgaagccactcctgcgttgtcttggctgtgtgcttagggtcgttgtcctgttggaaggtgaaccttcaccccagtctgaggtcctgagtgctctggagcaggttttcgtcaaggatctctctgtactttgctccattcatctttccctcgagcttgactagtctcccagtccttggcgctgaaaaacattccgacagcatgatgctgccaccaccatgcttcaccgtagggatggtgccaggtttcctccagacgtgatgcttggcattcaggccaaagagttcaatcttggtttcatcagtccagagaatcttgtttctcatggtctgagagtcttttaggtgcctttggcaaactccaagcgagctgccatgtgccttttacggaggagcggcttccgtctggccactctaccataaaggcctgatttggtggagtgctgcagagatggttgtccttctggaggtTTTTCCTATCTTcacagtggaactctggagctctgtcagcatgaccatccggttcttggtcacctccctgccgaggcccaattgctcagtttggccgggtggccagctctaggaagagtcttagtggttccaaactttttccatttgcgaatgatagaggccactgtgttcttagggaccttcaatgctgcagaaatgttttggtacccttccccagatctgtgccttgacacaatcctgtctcggagctctgcggacaattccctagacctcatggcttggtttttgctctgacatgcactgtcaactgtgggaccttatatagacaggtgtgtgcctttccaaatcatgtccccatcaattgaatttaccacaggtggactccaagttgtagaaacatctcgaagatgatcaatggaaactggatgcacctgagatTAGTTTagagtctaatagcaaagggtctgaataattatgtaaattaggtatttctgttttttatttgtaataaatttgctagaaaatgttttaaacctgtttttgctttttcattatggagtttgtgtgtagattgacgagggggaaaaatccttaaatctattttagaataagaatTACATAAAAcatggaaaaactcaaggggtctgaataatttacgaatgcactgtacatacacttGACCTCTGTTCAACTTTGTGATGGAGTATTTACCATAGAAATACCAGAAAGACCCCAAAGCATCTCGATGTCAGTGCGCCATCTACTTGATAGACACATTGGGGCATTTTTCGGGGGTGAAACCCCATTTGAAAATGTGTTTTGCTCCAGGAtgaggcttaatctgtgtctgggaaacaggCCCATTCACATTAGCTAGTCAATGACAAGAGTATCCAATTGCCATGTGTATGTTTAACATCACTAGTATTTTGTGCAAATCCACCTCACCAACACATGCACATTAGTATTTTTttcctcttctctcgctctctctttctttctctttttctctcctttctcatatctcctctctctcttctccctctctctctccccctctccctccagttcACCTTAAGCGCCACTTCATGTTTCGGAGCCACCTGTGCTTGGTGTTTGAGATGCTCTCCTACAACCTGTACGACCTGCTGCGGAACACCAACTTCCGCGGCGTCTCGCTCAACCTCACACGCAAGTTTGCCCAGCAGATGTGCACGGCTCTATTGTTCCTGGCCACCCCCGAGCTCAGCATCATCCACTGTGACTTGAAGCCCGAGAACATCCTATTGTGCAACCCCAAGAGGAGCGCCATCAAGATCGTGGACTTTGGCAGCTCCTGCCAGCTGGGACAGAGGGTGGGTAAATGAGGATGTTGTTTTTTCTTGGTTTATGTGGTGAATTTTAGATCTGACAGGCCCGAAAAAGTATTGCATCGAACTGTTGTgaatagggatgcacgatatatcggtgaacatatcggaattgtctgatattagctaaaaatggcaACATcgggtatcggcccgatgtctagtttaacccTGATGTGCAAAaacgatgtcaaagctgacgtgcatacctgtataacgtaggtacatgatgtaatgacgccacgtaaaatgttgcgctacacgtgcaacacagcattccaaacctagcccacaatgtatGCTGGGtagatcgagcagtcaacaagtcatttgaaagagtaagaacatttcagcgagacaactcagaCGAAATCCATTAAcggcaagataatggaattcaaccgttctctgtcatgggtgatgttggctttcgccgactggtcgagcaccggtacacatgttgccctaccggagtacGCATACTATGGAACACCGTTTGTGTCTTTGCGTGCCAAAAAAGATACACTTGACCAcgagtcaaataacactatttgacgagtCAAATAACAgctctattatagaatgttgtgtgttctgaatttgcagaTGCAAGCCAagtgccaccactactatcagtagcccTGTCAAAGTCTGTAAAGTCAAAAAAGTctgtaaacaagcaaacaccgtcCACGaatgatgtgtttacaataccgcgttggtaataaagcattatttgttcgaccgcaacttctggagcttttgcccaaagctaacgttataagcagccagctagcttcatctggctagtgagtcTCTACCGGactgggttatgtgttgtgaagctagctacaataaggattaggcacaatagtggaatttgtggtttgccttcaaaataaaactacctctttgaaagtgatgcagaaggttacaattggtggaatcatgccatatttagtctagataatgttaaacaaggttggaatgtgaagcaatgaaatggggtatcagtctactctgtgacacccacagaacacaactgtgaagagtttacgcaaatGTTATCGCGTGACTGAAATCatctccccagtcagcctattgtgtgtattgacattcatattgcactgtacagctttacctaaggattggggaccaatgaaatggggtatcagtctactcaatacccaagaTGTTTTTTCCCAATatcctcctcagagttatcagactccaaaacatccactcagtattgtttttcctcgggaatagtgttcaatacacataggttgacaataaaaGTGGCTCAATTCACAGCTGTTTCATAGTCCCTCAATAAGAGCTAcgatgctaatgttctctgggtgtcactgagtagactgataccccatgtcattgatccacaaaccataggtaaggctgtacagtgaaataagaatgcccccaatgcaattctaaagtatattacatccagtgtgatttcaacagatgtttgtcaaattaacaaattattgtcttttgttgatttattttttatttttataacaacattccaacctcgtttagcatgatctattcaattattgcataattctactatttgtattaatttgcattactgtcaatgacatacttttattttaatAAAAGGCTAACCTAgatatatagttagctagctaactatagctactgaaacaggttgttgttttgctatgtttttggggaagaatattgtttgcatccatgagctagctagcttatttttatgaccagcactgtaggtgcacgagacaactttaccagcatcatagcatacgtatcgatgaatcgttgtgacatatgaaatatgagtgattagtgtgtgtgtgtgtgtgtgtgtgtgtgtgtgtgtgtgtgtgtgtgtgtgtgtgtgtgtgtgtgtgtgtgtgtgtgtgtgtgtgtgtgtgtgtgtgtgagtaacctttacttaactaggaaagtcagctaagaacaaattcttatttacaatgacggcctaccccggacgacgcggggcaaattgtgcgccgccctatgggactcccaatcacggccggatgtgatacagcctggattcgaaccagggcctgtagtgacgcctcttgcactgagatgcagtgctttagaccgcagcgtccatgtgtgtgtgataactattgaactgtactagaatgcttaaaagtgctttagaccgcagcgtccatgtgtgtgtgataactattgaactgtactagaatgcttaaaagtgctttagaccgcagcgtccatgtgtgtgttaactattgaACTGTACTAGCATGCTTAAAAGTGCTTTAGACCgcagcgtccatgtgtgtgtgataactattGAACTGTACTAGCATGCTTAAAAGTGCTTTAGACCgcagcgtccatgtgtgtgtgataactattgaactgtactagaatgcttaaaagtgctttagaccgcagcgtccatgtgtgtgtgataactattgaactgtactagaatgcttaaaagtgctttagaccgcagcgtccatgtgtgtgtgataactattGAACTGTACTAGCATGCTTAAAAGTGCTTTAGACCgcagcgtccatgtgtgtgtgataactattGAACTGTACTAGCATGCTTAAAAGTGCTTTAGACCgcagcgtccatgtgtgtgtgataactattgaactgtactagaatgcttaaaagtgctttagaccgcagcgtccatgtgtgtgtgataactattgaactgtactagaatgcttaaaagtgcTTTAGACCGCAGCGTCCATGTGTGTGATAACTAttgaactgtactagaatgcttaaaagtgctttagaccgcagcgtccatgtgtgtgtgataactattGAACTGTACTAGCATGCTTAAAAGTGCTTTAGACCgcagcgtccatgtgtgtgttaactattgaactgtactagaatgcttaaaagtgctttagaccgcagcgtccatgtgtgtgtgataactattGAACTGTACTAGCATGCTTAAAAGTGCTTTAGACCgcagcgtccatgtgtgtgtgataactattgaactgtactagaatgcttaaaagtgctttagaccgcagcgtccatgtgtgtgtgataactattGAACTGTACTAGCATGCTTAAAAGTGCTTTAGACCgcagcgtccatgtgtgtgtgataactattGAACTGTACTAGCATGCTTAAAAGTGCTTTAGACCgcagcgtccatgtgtgtgtgataactattGAACTGTACTAGCATGCTTAAAAGTGCTTTAGACCGCAGCGTCCGTGTGTGTGATAACTAttgaactgtactagaatgcttaaaagtgctttagaccgcagcgtccatgtgtgtgtgataactattgaactgtactagaatgcttaaaagtgctttagaccgcagcgtccatgtgtgtgtgataactattgaactgtactagaatgcttaaaagtgctttagaccgcagcgtccatgtgtgtgtgataactattGAACTGTACTAGCATGCTTAAAAGTGCTTTAGACCgcagcgtccatgtgtgtgtgataactattgaactgtactagaatgcttaaaagtgctttagaccgcagcgtccatgtgtgtgtgatgactattgaactgtactagaatgcttaaaagtgcTTTAGACCGCAGCGTCCATGTGTGTGATAACTAttgaactgtactagaatgcttaaaagtgctttagaccgcagcgtccatgtgtgtgtgataactattgaactgtactagaatgcttaaaaggccgctaaatGTTTTACTATCCGTATCGGGGTTTTTGTCAAGGaaaatatcggtgcatcactagttgTGACCCACTATGGATTCTGTATTTAATGGATTCATTTATTATTGGATAGATGgattggtagagtatggtgtggaaagaaaataaacacatttttttcaTTCATATTTGTGTGGAAAAGGTTGCACATTACATGGCCTACCCTACACTAATGATGACATAAGTACCAAATTGTAGCAACCCGTTATCCTCTTCTAACCTTGAGGGAACAACCACTGTAGCTAACAAACTTTATTTCTGCTGAAAACCTGCCGTCTTTCTTCTTTTTACTTGACCTACAGAAGGAGGACATAAATGCCATGTCCTAACAGCCGTGACCCCTTTCTTTCCACTCAGATCTACCAGTACATCCAGAGTCGGTTCTACCGATCCCCAGAGGTGTTGTTGGGCATGCCTTACGACCTGGCCATTGACATGTGGTCCCTGGGCTGCATCCTGGTGGAGATGCACACCGGAGAGCCCCTCTTTAGTGGGGCCAATGAGGTAGGACTTATGGAATGAAATGATGCAGTCATAATTTGGGATGATATAATTTGTCAGATTATGCTGTCCTACAACATTATTGTGCTCATGCGAGATTTTCAGTTTTTGCCTTCATGAAGATGGCAGGCATAGGGAGTGAGAACCTTATAATGACCAACAGAGGGAGCTGTGGTGCTTTTAAACTTTTTAGTAGTAGACATGACTCAACTTTTCACCTATTTgagttgttttattttttatatgaaTGTTATGTTATTTCGATGTTTtatcaatatttgtatatttaaaaaaatatccaTGTTTTTAAACTCTGAGGAACAGGCAATTTAAAACTCCGTTACAGTGCCAAAGAGGGTAAGATGTTCTCAATTATGTCTTCCTGATTTTTCAGATTGATCAAATGAACAAAATAGTGGAAGTGCTGGGCGTCCCTCCCAATTACATATTGGACCAGGCCCCCAAGGCCAGGAAGTTCTTCGAGAAGATGTCTGACAGTACGTGGGGTGCAAAGAAGACCAAAGATGGCAAAAGGGTGAGTTCAACAAATCACTCTGTCaatttttatggattttgtcttgtttctttttgttctatgttactctgtctgtatgctatgtcttgcttgtcctatgttgctctgtctgtatgctatgtcttgcttgttctatgttgctctgtctgtatgctatgtcttgcttgttctatgttgttctgtctgtatgctatgtcttgcttgttctatgttgctctgtctgtatgctatgtcttgcttgttctatgttgctctgtctgtatgctacatcttgcttgttctatgttgctctgtctgtatgctatgtcttgcttgttctatgttgctctgtctgtatgctatgtcttgcttgttctatgttgctctgtctgtatgctatgtcttgcttgtcctatgttgctctgtctgtatgctatgtcttgcttgttctatgttactctgtctgtatgctacatcttgcttgtcctatgttactctgtctgtatgctatgtcttgcttgttctatgttactctgtctgtatgctacatcttgcttgttctatgttgctctgtctgtatgctatgtcttgcttgttctatgttactctgtctgtatgctacatcttgcttgttctatgttgctctgtctgtatgctatgtcttgcttgttctatgttgctctgtctgtatgctacatcttgcttgttctatgttgctctgtctgtatgctatgtcttgcttgttctatgttgctctgtctgtatgctacatcttgcttgttctatgttgctctgtctgtatgctacatcttgcttgttctatgttgctctgtctgtatgctacatcttgcttgttctatgttgctctgtctgtatgctacatcttgcttgttctatgttgctctgtctgtatgctatgtcttgcttgtcctatgttactctgcgtgtgctcactgttcaatgattgtctatattgtaattgtttttaataacctgcccagggactgcggatgaaaattagccggctggctaaaaccggcacttttactgaaacgttgattaatgtgcactgtccctgtaaaaataaaaataaactcaaatGATGTTGTGACGTCATAACTCTCCTTTGCAATAGTATGTATCCTCCTAAAGtttctgctctgtgtgtgtgtgtgtgtgtgtgtgtgtgtgtgtgtgtgtgtgtgtgtgtgtgtgtgtgtgtgtgtgtgtgtgtgtgtgtgtgtgtgtgtgtgtgtgtgtgtgtgtgtgtgtgtgtgtgtgtgtgtgtgtgtgcgcagtatAAGCCGCCGGGTACGCGGAAGCTGCACAGCATCCTGGGTGTGGAGGCGGGGGGTCCTGGGGGGCGGCGGGCAGGCGAGTCTGGCCACGCTGTAGCCGACTACTTGAAGTTCAAGGACCTAATCCTGCGGATGCTGGACTACGACCCCAAGAGCCGCATCCAGCCCTACTACGCTTTGCAGCACAGCTTCTTCAAGAAGACGGCGGATGAGGGGACCAATACGAGCAGCAGTGTGTCCACCAGCCCAGCGCTGGAGCAGTCCCAGTCCTCGGGAACCACCTCCAGCACCTCCTCCAGCTCAGGTAGGGAGAGCACTGCAGCCGCGATGCTGTGGGTGTTCACTTTGAAGCTTTAGCATGATGTTAGACCTGTGTGTCTGTCCAATCCTGGGGGAACCCCAGGGTGTTCACTTTGTTTGTTCTAGCCCAGCACACTGGGAATCCCTCAGGAATGGATTTCAAACCCTGGATCAGACATGATGAAATGATAGCAATGAACTAACAGCTCAGGTACAGTAGTGCAACGCCATCAGGCAGAATGGAACTGTCTCAAAAGTTCAACATTAAAATTGAATGTCAACCAGCTTCTGTTTGTCTCTTTCCTGCAGGAGGGTCATCTGGCACAAGCACCAGTGGGCGGGCGCGCTCGGACCCCACGCATCAGCTTCGGCACAGCGGAGGTCACTTCAGCGCCTCCGTGCAGGTCATGGACTGCGAAAATCTCTGCCCACAGGcaagtcacacaaacacacacacactattgctCCTGGCCAACTTAGTCTATAACCCAGGTTGACAACCTTTACATCAACTCCCATTTGAGCTAGATGAGCCCCATAGCCACAGGGGAAGTCTTGGGTTCTCTAAACATATATGTGTGTTTATTCAGACAGAGTTAAATGACCTCTTATCAGTTGTTTAAATAACTAACTGACTGTGTTGCTGTTGTGCGTTAGGCGAGGCAGCCGTTCCCTCCCCCCGTGGGCTGGGCTGGTGGCGAAGGGGTGCAGACTGTGACGGTGGAGACCCATCCCGTCCAGGAGACCACCTTCCACGTGCCTCCCCAGGCGCCCAAAGCCATCCACCCTTTGGCCCCCGGCAACATCTcctccacccaccaccaccatcaccacggaCACCATCACCATGGACACCATCACCCTCATGGACAGCAGGGCCTGCCAGCACGGCCCCGGCCCCGCCTCTACCGCTCCCCCACCAACAGCGCCTCCACGGAGAACTCCATGGAGGTGGTGCACGGCCACCTGTCCATgacctccctgtcttcctccgcctcctcctcctccacatcttCCTCCTCCACCGGGGCCCAGGGCAACCAGGCCTACCAGTTGCGCCCGCTCCCCACCAACGCAGCCTTGGACTTTGGTAGGAATGGGAGCATGACCATGGGACTGGGTGCCTTCTCCAACCCCAGACAAGAGACTGGAATGGCGGGCCACCCCACCTACCCCATGGGCATGAGACAGGGCATAGACAGGGAGGAGTCGCCCATGGCGGGAGTCTGTGTACAGCAGAGTTCTGTCGCCAGTTCATGACTAAactgagaatgtttttttttctttctatttgtatttttttaggtGGTGGTTTTTTCAACAAAAAAGTGCATAGAGATCAAAAAGCTGCTTAAAATTAGAGGGGCGATTATCACTGACCCGCTACCACAGTGCAGAGCCCACCATCTCTCCAGCTACTCTTCCCCATGCCACCCTTGGGTTTCTCTATTCACTTTGGTTTTCAAATGGGATTTTTGGATCTACCATTTTCAGTGTTCACAGGGAATTACAGATTTTTACTACAAACTGTCTCGCATAGCATACTTCACAACAGTACTGAAACACCCATACATTTCACATTCACCTCTCACTTGACTGCATGGTTTGCATTATTCCTTGTTATTGTCAGCTGAGAGCTTAGAAGTATGTGGTTAGAAAATTACGTGGCCCTCTTTTGCCAACGGCTATTTAGTAAAGAAATTGCTACAGTACCATAACACTTCCAGCAACTTCTATCCACACATTTGCCTTTTTTCCCCTGTCTTCGGCAAGAATTATTTTCGCTTTTGTACTTTTTGTTCTCATTTGAATTTCTCTGTTCTGTTGTGCAATTCCACCTGTGAGTTGTGAGACCTGTAGAGTTGCAGAGGAATGAAGCATTATGCAGGGAGGTTCCGTCTCGCTGGGTTTGTCTGTGTCACTCTTTCTCTGTTTGAGATTGGTGCCGATGCGAACTGTGGGCCGGCGCTCTTGCCGAGGTCAGCACGTGGGCAGCAGAGAGCTGGGAGGCCCCAGAGCAGTGAAGGTGGGCCCTGACCAGGTCCACACTGAAGAGATCTACTGAGgagcagcagccagggccggtCCTGCCCAAAACTAAAGTACAGATGTCTGGGCAGTAGCAGTTTTTTGAGATAACCCTTTGGCCTTATGATTTTTTTTGACTCTGAAGTGAGGGTGGGGGAAAGAAGCTGGACATTATCGTTTAAATGAGAAAATAGCTTTCCTGTATTTTTGAAGTAtggataaaaacaaaaaaaatctcaaaaaAATTTAAATAGGAAGAAAAGGTGTTTTTGAGAATGCTAATTTAAGAGGCCTTTAACTAAAATGTATGACTTGCGAGGCCCAGTGATTGCAGGGCCTTGCAAGTTCACAGTAGTGTTTTTGCAAGATGGATGGAATTAGCTACGACTGTGTCCCTTCCTGCTTTTTACTTGCTTTTCTTTGCTTTGTTTCTTCAGCATGTGGTTCCTCCAACAGAGCTTCTGCACAAATGTCTTCGGTTCTTCTTGAAAATGAAAACATGCAGAATTTTATGTGACTGATTTTTTTTGTCTCACAATTATGCTGTGAATTTTACaaagatttattttcccttttgataATTTATTGTACCAAAGCTGTTTTTTATAGCACATAGATGTCTGTAACAAATAATGTAGCAGTTCTGCACTTTGACACAAGGTGTATCAAGACCTTTTTTAAATGTCAGTAAAAATGGCTGTATCTATTGCTTTAGCAAAACTGGAACTGTTGTTGAACTCAATACATTTACTGTTAGCTGTATCCTCGACAGAATTGGTTGTAAAGGTTCTCAAAAAagacaaaaacacaaaaacaaatctCTCATTGGTATAACTTTTTTTC
The DNA window shown above is from Salmo salar chromosome ssa13, Ssal_v3.1, whole genome shotgun sequence and carries:
- the dyrk1aa gene encoding dual specificity tyrosine-phosphorylation-regulated kinase 1A isoform X2, with protein sequence MHTGGETSACKPSSVRLAPSFSFHAAGLQMAAPMPHSHQQYSERHQQTTDPSVPALPYSEQAQQSIASQRRMPQCFRDPSSAPLRKLSIDLIKTYKCINEVYYAKKKRRHQQGQGDDSSHKKERKVFNDGYDDDNYDYIVKNGEKWMDRYEIDSLIGKGSFGQVVKAYDRVEQEWVAIKIIKNKKAFLNQAQIEVRLLELMNKHDTEMKYYIVHLKRHFMFRSHLCLVFEMLSYNLYDLLRNTNFRGVSLNLTRKFAQQMCTALLFLATPELSIIHCDLKPENILLCNPKRSAIKIVDFGSSCQLGQRIYQYIQSRFYRSPEVLLGMPYDLAIDMWSLGCILVEMHTGEPLFSGANEIDQMNKIVEVLGVPPNYILDQAPKARKFFEKMSDSTWGAKKTKDGKRYKPPGTRKLHSILGVEAGGPGGRRAGESGHAVADYLKFKDLILRMLDYDPKSRIQPYYALQHSFFKKTADEGTNTSSSVSTSPALEQSQSSGTTSSTSSSSGGSSGTSTSGRARSDPTHQLRHSGGHFSASVQVMDCENLCPQARQPFPPPVGWAGGEGVQTVTVETHPVQETTFHVPPQAPKAIHPLAPGNISSTHHHHHHGHHHHGHHHPHGQQGLPARPRPRLYRSPTNSASTENSMEVVHGHLSMTSLSSSASSSSTSSSSTGAQGNQAYQLRPLPTNAALDFGRNGSMTMGLGAFSNPRQETGMAGHPTYPMGMRQGIDREESPMAGVCVQQSSVASS
- the dyrk1aa gene encoding dual specificity tyrosine-phosphorylation-regulated kinase 1A isoform X4, encoding MAAPMPHSHQQYSERHQQTTDPSVPALPYSEQAQQSIASQRRMPQCFRDPSSAPLRKLSIDLIKTYKCINEVYYAKKKRRHQQGQGDDSSHKKERKVFNDGYDDDNYDYIVKNGEKWMDRYEIDSLIGKGSFGQVVKAYDRVEQEWVAIKIIKNKKAFLNQAQIEVRLLELMNKHDTEMKYYIVHLKRHFMFRSHLCLVFEMLSYNLYDLLRNTNFRGVSLNLTRKFAQQMCTALLFLATPELSIIHCDLKPENILLCNPKRSAIKIVDFGSSCQLGQRIYQYIQSRFYRSPEVLLGMPYDLAIDMWSLGCILVEMHTGEPLFSGANEIDQMNKIVEVLGVPPNYILDQAPKARKFFEKMSDSTWGAKKTKDGKRYKPPGTRKLHSILGVEAGGPGGRRAGESGHAVADYLKFKDLILRMLDYDPKSRIQPYYALQHSFFKKTADEGTNTSSSVSTSPALEQSQSSGTTSSTSSSSGGSSGTSTSGRARSDPTHQLRHSGGHFSASVQVMDCENLCPQARQPFPPPVGWAGGEGVQTVTVETHPVQETTFHVPPQAPKAIHPLAPGNISSTHHHHHHGHHHHGHHHPHGQQGLPARPRPRLYRSPTNSASTENSMEVVHGHLSMTSLSSSASSSSTSSSSTGAQGNQAYQLRPLPTNAALDFGRNGSMTMGLGAFSNPRQETGMAGHPTYPMGMRQGIDREESPMAGVCVQQSSVASS
- the dyrk1aa gene encoding dual specificity tyrosine-phosphorylation-regulated kinase 1A isoform X1, which codes for MHTGGETSACKPSSVRLAPSFSFHAAGLQMAAPMPHSHQQYSERHQQTTDPSVPALPYSEQAQQSIASQVTPDVVMLQRRMPQCFRDPSSAPLRKLSIDLIKTYKCINEVYYAKKKRRHQQGQGDDSSHKKERKVFNDGYDDDNYDYIVKNGEKWMDRYEIDSLIGKGSFGQVVKAYDRVEQEWVAIKIIKNKKAFLNQAQIEVRLLELMNKHDTEMKYYIVHLKRHFMFRSHLCLVFEMLSYNLYDLLRNTNFRGVSLNLTRKFAQQMCTALLFLATPELSIIHCDLKPENILLCNPKRSAIKIVDFGSSCQLGQRIYQYIQSRFYRSPEVLLGMPYDLAIDMWSLGCILVEMHTGEPLFSGANEIDQMNKIVEVLGVPPNYILDQAPKARKFFEKMSDSTWGAKKTKDGKRYKPPGTRKLHSILGVEAGGPGGRRAGESGHAVADYLKFKDLILRMLDYDPKSRIQPYYALQHSFFKKTADEGTNTSSSVSTSPALEQSQSSGTTSSTSSSSGGSSGTSTSGRARSDPTHQLRHSGGHFSASVQVMDCENLCPQARQPFPPPVGWAGGEGVQTVTVETHPVQETTFHVPPQAPKAIHPLAPGNISSTHHHHHHGHHHHGHHHPHGQQGLPARPRPRLYRSPTNSASTENSMEVVHGHLSMTSLSSSASSSSTSSSSTGAQGNQAYQLRPLPTNAALDFGRNGSMTMGLGAFSNPRQETGMAGHPTYPMGMRQGIDREESPMAGVCVQQSSVASS